Below is a genomic region from Pirellulales bacterium.
GTCTTGCAAAGTTTGGAAACTTACAAGCAACAAGCCACCGCCGCCGCACAGCCTATGTCTAATACAACAACTACCCAAGCGGACACAACTACTCCCGGGGAAAAGTCGAATGTCGACCCGTCCCCACAGGCTTTAGCCCAAATTGCCCCGGTTTCCCCGTGATGCCGCCTTTGCCAGTAGCTCTCTATAGCAAATTATCGCCTTTTTTGACCGCTAAATATCCATGACTTCCGTCGATACTGTATTACTGCTTTTGCCCGAGATCACGCTCATGGCCGCGGCCACGCTGTTCTACCTCCTCGGGGCGTTTTTGCCGGGAAAAGCCCAACCCACGCTGCTGGCGCTGTTAACGCTGGGCGTGGTCTTTGTCATGCTGGGGATCCAGGATAGCACGCGCGGCCTGGGGCCGGACTTTACCCCAGCGGCCAATGGCCCCTTGGCGGTTGATTACCTGGGCCACGCCGCGCGGTGGTTGATACTGGTCAGTGGCGCGCTGTTGGTGCTGCTTACCCGGCGTCCCGATGGCGATGCCCTGCGCGAGGAATTCACCGGCACGCTACTGCTGCTTATCGCGGGGCTAATGTTATGCGCCACGGCGAATGAAATGGTGCTGATCTTTATCGCGCTGGAACTCATCTCCATTCCCACGTATGTGCTGCTGTACCTGGGCAAACGCGGACCCGCCAGCCAAGAGGCAACCACCAAGTACTTTTTTCTCAGTATTTTGTCCTCGATTTTTTTCCTCTATGGGCTGAGCTTTTTGTATGGCGTGGGGGGTTCGACAAACCTGGCCGACCTGGCGGCGCGGATGGCCGCCACTCCAGGACTGGATTCCTTTGCCGGATTGGGCCTGCTCTTTGTCACCGCCGGGTTGGGATTTCGGCTGACGGCGGTGCCTTTTCATTTTTATGCCCCGGATGTTTACCAGGGAACCAGCCATGCCAACGCCGGGCTATTGTCCACCATGCCCAAGATCGCGGGAGTGTTGGTCTTGGCCCGGATCGTGGCGGTCAACCTGCCAAATGTTGAAGTGCTGGGACTGGCGTGGAAAGTGCTGTTGGCGGTCTCGCTGGTGACGATGACCTTGGGCAATATCCTGGCCCTATGGCAAAACAACTTGCGACGACTATTGGCGTATTCGTCGATCGCGCATGGGGGGTATCTGTTAATTGGCTTGGCGGTGGCTTTGTACCAGGGAGCCGCTTGGCAAAGCGGCTCAACCAGCGACGGTCCAATTAGCGGCATCGGCGGGGCTTTGTTTTATGTTTTGG
It encodes:
- a CDS encoding NADH-quinone oxidoreductase subunit N, with the translated sequence MTSVDTVLLLLPEITLMAAATLFYLLGAFLPGKAQPTLLALLTLGVVFVMLGIQDSTRGLGPDFTPAANGPLAVDYLGHAARWLILVSGALLVLLTRRPDGDALREEFTGTLLLLIAGLMLCATANEMVLIFIALELISIPTYVLLYLGKRGPASQEATTKYFFLSILSSIFFLYGLSFLYGVGGSTNLADLAARMAATPGLDSFAGLGLLFVTAGLGFRLTAVPFHFYAPDVYQGTSHANAGLLSTMPKIAGVLVLARIVAVNLPNVEVLGLAWKVLLAVSLVTMTLGNILALWQNNLRRLLAYSSIAHGGYLLIGLAVALYQGAAWQSGSTSDGPISGIGGALFYVLVYTFGTLGTFAVLAALGTEDHPVETVDDLAGLGQTHPLAALALAIFMFSLAGIPPLAGFWGKFTLFAGAVQSSGVASAEAAGTPGWNTWFLVLAIVGVLNAAIAAAYYLRIIAVVYFQPHTQRWPANANPGPALAAAMCAGLVLVGGIFAGPMLANTQAAGQNVYRGERPQVNAAQVPTEASPAARIPQLARHD